A genomic segment from Cyanobium sp. NIES-981 encodes:
- the ubiE gene encoding bifunctional demethylmenaquinone methyltransferase/2-methoxy-6-polyprenyl-1,4-benzoquinol methylase UbiE has product MGSFRPGDPEQVQALFEQIAPRYDQLNDLLSLGQHRLWKRQAIAWLRPRPGQTLLDLCCGTGDLALVMAAKVRPDGHVIGLDAAAAPLQLAARRAARQPWLPLQWRQADALATGLETGLADGVAMAYGLRNLADPMAGLAEVRRLLRPGGRAAVLDFNRLDGDTRRGRITAAVQRLCLRGVVVPAATLAGLRQHYTYLEASLERFPTGAEQVRLARRLGFSQARHRPLAGGLMGLLELEA; this is encoded by the coding sequence ATGGGCAGCTTTAGGCCAGGAGATCCCGAGCAGGTTCAGGCACTGTTCGAGCAGATCGCTCCGCGCTACGACCAACTCAACGACCTGCTCAGCCTCGGCCAGCACCGCCTCTGGAAGCGCCAGGCGATCGCCTGGCTGCGCCCCCGGCCGGGCCAGACCCTGCTCGACCTCTGCTGCGGCACCGGCGATCTGGCCCTGGTGATGGCCGCCAAGGTGAGGCCGGATGGCCACGTGATCGGGCTCGACGCGGCCGCGGCACCCCTGCAGCTGGCGGCCCGCCGCGCCGCCCGCCAGCCCTGGCTGCCGCTGCAGTGGCGGCAGGCCGACGCCCTCGCCACCGGCCTGGAGACCGGCCTGGCCGATGGTGTGGCCATGGCCTACGGCCTGCGCAACCTCGCCGATCCGATGGCCGGCCTGGCGGAGGTGCGGCGCCTGCTGCGACCCGGCGGGCGGGCGGCCGTGCTCGATTTCAACCGCCTGGACGGGGACACCCGCCGGGGCCGGATCACGGCAGCGGTGCAGCGCCTCTGCCTGCGGGGCGTGGTGGTGCCGGCCGCCACCCTGGCCGGCCTGCGGCAGCACTACACCTACCTGGAGGCGAGCCTGGAGCGGTTTCCCACCGGCGCGGAGCAGGTGCGGCTGGCGCGGCGGCTGGGCTTCAGCCAGGCCCGTCACCGCCCCCTGGCCGGCGGACTGATGGGGCTGCTGGAGCTGGAGGCCTGA
- the hisF gene encoding imidazole glycerol phosphate synthase subunit HisF codes for MVAKRIIPCLDVADGRVVKGVNFVDLRDAGDPVELGCRYSAAGADELVFLDIAASHQGRATLVELVQRTAEAVTIPFTVGGGIVSVDGITALLRAGADKVSLNSSAVRDPELVRRGADRFGAQCIVVAIDARRRTQAGSGAGHDAAPAWDVYVKGGRENTGLDAVAWARRVVELGAGEILLTSMDGDGTQAGYDLALTRAVADAVPVPVIASGGAGCIDHIAAALSQEPGGGGAAAALLASLLHDGVLSVEEIKTDLLARGLPIRPLA; via the coding sequence ATGGTTGCCAAGCGCATCATCCCCTGCCTCGACGTGGCCGATGGCCGCGTGGTGAAGGGGGTCAACTTCGTGGACCTGCGCGATGCCGGCGACCCGGTGGAGCTGGGCTGCCGCTACAGCGCCGCCGGCGCCGACGAGCTGGTGTTTCTCGACATCGCCGCCAGCCACCAGGGGCGGGCCACCCTGGTGGAGCTGGTGCAGCGCACCGCCGAGGCGGTGACCATCCCCTTCACGGTGGGCGGCGGCATCGTGAGCGTGGACGGCATCACGGCCCTGCTGCGGGCGGGTGCCGACAAGGTGAGCCTCAACTCCTCGGCGGTGCGGGATCCGGAGCTGGTGCGCCGCGGAGCCGATCGCTTCGGCGCCCAGTGCATCGTGGTGGCGATCGATGCCCGCCGTCGCACCCAGGCCGGCAGCGGCGCCGGCCACGATGCCGCGCCCGCCTGGGACGTGTACGTCAAGGGGGGGCGCGAGAACACCGGCCTCGATGCCGTGGCCTGGGCCCGACGGGTGGTGGAGCTGGGGGCCGGCGAGATCCTGCTCACCTCGATGGATGGCGATGGCACCCAGGCCGGCTACGACCTCGCCCTCACCCGGGCCGTGGCCGATGCGGTGCCGGTGCCGGTGATCGCCTCCGGCGGCGCCGGCTGCATCGACCACATCGCCGCCGCCCTCAGCCAGGAGCCCGGTGGCGGGGGCGCCGCGGCCGCCCTGCTGGCCTCCCTGCTCCACGACGGCGTGCTGAGCGTGGAGGAGATCAAGACAGACCTGCTGGCCCGGGGATTGCCGATCCGGCCCCTCGCGTGA
- a CDS encoding cytochrome b6f subunit family protein, with the protein MAQAATIHVGSKVRVLRVRDRIPADLVEALKSDPTGIVTGFRTVDGQGVGVVVDLGAGRSAWFFDDEVTLA; encoded by the coding sequence ATGGCCCAGGCTGCCACGATCCACGTGGGTTCCAAGGTGCGCGTGCTGCGGGTGCGCGACCGCATCCCGGCCGATCTGGTCGAGGCCCTCAAGAGCGACCCCACCGGCATCGTCACCGGCTTCCGCACGGTGGATGGCCAGGGCGTCGGCGTGGTGGTGGATCTGGGCGCCGGCAGGAGTGCCTGGTTCTTCGACGACGAAGTCACCCTCGCCTGA
- the chlG gene encoding chlorophyll synthase ChlG, producing the protein MTNSPDPQVSSGSAARQLLGMKGAAGTSSLWKIRLQLMKPVTWIPLIWGVLCGAAASGQFSWTLPNVGASVACMLMSGPLLAGYTQTINDYYDREIDAINEPYRPIPSGAIPLGQVKAQIWVLLLAGLAVAYGLDRWAGHSTPVLLLLALGGSFVSYIYSAPPLKLKQNGWLGNYALGASYIALPWWAGQALFGQLTWTTALLTLAYSLAGLGIAVVNDFKSVEGDRALGLQSLPVVFGIEKASWISAAMIDVFQLAMVAVLIAIGQHFAAVLLVLLIVPQITFQDIWLLRDPVAYDVKYQASAQPFLVLGMLVTALAIGHSALVA; encoded by the coding sequence TTGACCAACAGCCCTGATCCCCAGGTGAGCAGCGGCTCGGCGGCGCGCCAGCTGCTCGGCATGAAGGGTGCCGCGGGCACCTCCAGCCTCTGGAAGATCCGGCTGCAGCTGATGAAGCCGGTCACCTGGATCCCCCTGATCTGGGGGGTGCTGTGCGGCGCCGCCGCCTCCGGCCAGTTCAGCTGGACCCTGCCGAACGTGGGGGCGTCGGTGGCCTGCATGCTGATGAGCGGCCCCCTGCTGGCGGGCTACACCCAGACGATCAACGACTACTACGACCGCGAGATCGACGCGATCAACGAGCCCTACCGCCCCATTCCCTCCGGGGCCATCCCGCTGGGCCAGGTGAAGGCCCAGATCTGGGTGCTGCTGCTGGCCGGCCTGGCGGTGGCCTACGGCCTCGACCGCTGGGCCGGCCACAGCACTCCGGTGCTGCTGCTGCTGGCCCTGGGGGGCTCGTTTGTGAGCTACATCTACTCGGCTCCGCCCCTGAAGCTCAAGCAGAACGGCTGGCTGGGGAACTACGCCCTGGGGGCCAGCTACATCGCCCTGCCGTGGTGGGCGGGCCAGGCCCTGTTCGGCCAGCTCACCTGGACCACCGCCCTGCTCACCCTGGCCTATTCGCTGGCGGGTCTGGGGATCGCCGTGGTGAACGACTTCAAGAGCGTGGAGGGCGACCGGGCCCTGGGCCTGCAGAGCCTGCCGGTGGTGTTCGGCATCGAGAAGGCCAGCTGGATCAGCGCCGCCATGATCGATGTCTTCCAGCTGGCGATGGTTGCGGTGCTGATCGCCATCGGGCAGCATTTCGCTGCCGTGCTGCTGGTGCTGCTGATCGTGCCGCAGATCACCTTCCAGGACATCTGGCTGCTGCGGGATCCGGTGGCCTATGACGTGAAATACCAGGCCAGCGCCCAGCCGTTCCTGGTGCTCGGCATGCTGGTGACGGCCCTGGCGATCGGCCACAGCGCCCTGGTGGCGTGA
- a CDS encoding PBP1A family penicillin-binding protein — MSSLDSLLPDARGINHYNRPGTLTILSADGQVVHKVGPVSREKLSASSIPPLVEQAFIAAEDRRFYQHDGVDPLGIARAMVRNISQGSVEEGASTITQQLARTVFLSQDRTIVRKLKEAALAGKLERQLSKRQILTEYLNLVYLGSSAYGVADAAWIYFSKNPSQLTLPEAALIAGLPPAPSVYSPLVNPELALERRAVVLRRMQEAGYISEAERLEADGAPLALQPAEPKYWVSQAPYFSSWVQQELARVLTPEQLEVGGVTVRSSVNLTWQAEAQKTINASAPGSMEGALVAMEPGTGLVRALVGGKNFEASQFNRATQALRSPGSTFKLFVYLTALKEGMVPERSVVDKARCFGGYCPKNFGNRYYGTVTMVRALQNSLNTVAVALLQELGFDKVIATARSLGITGPLGKFYPLALGAEEQTVLDMTAAYAAITNRGVYVKPTPFEEILGPDGELLWSRRSDGDQGKRAVDSDIADAMTWMLQQVVRAGTGGGASLGNRPVAGKTGTSEGGRDLWFIGSIPQLTTGVWLGYDNSRETKSTSVVATYAWRRFMAAITKDLPVLQFPPKPSLSNTFKPSKARPASKPAPSRSQPSDTSPEPGESRPEEEPTTQPSRSEPASPPPERSAPAAEPPAARPSVDPAARPRGPSVPPAPAPAPPPPPPPPPPAPVAPPPPAPAPPPPL; from the coding sequence ATGTCCAGCCTGGACAGCCTGCTGCCCGACGCCCGGGGCATCAACCACTACAACCGGCCCGGAACGCTCACCATCCTTTCGGCCGACGGCCAGGTGGTGCACAAGGTGGGGCCGGTGTCGCGCGAGAAGCTGTCGGCCAGCTCGATCCCCCCCCTGGTGGAGCAGGCCTTCATCGCCGCGGAAGACCGCCGCTTCTACCAGCACGACGGCGTCGACCCGCTCGGTATCGCCCGGGCCATGGTGCGCAACATCTCCCAGGGCTCGGTGGAGGAGGGGGCCAGCACGATCACCCAGCAGCTGGCCCGCACCGTGTTCCTCAGCCAGGACCGCACGATCGTGCGCAAGCTGAAGGAGGCGGCCCTGGCGGGCAAGCTCGAGCGCCAGCTCAGCAAGCGCCAGATCCTCACCGAATACCTGAACCTGGTGTACCTGGGCTCCAGCGCCTACGGGGTGGCGGATGCGGCCTGGATCTACTTCTCCAAGAACCCCAGCCAGCTGACGCTGCCGGAGGCGGCCCTGATCGCGGGCCTGCCGCCGGCCCCCTCTGTGTACTCGCCGCTGGTGAACCCCGAGCTGGCCCTGGAGCGGCGGGCGGTGGTGCTGCGCCGCATGCAGGAGGCCGGCTACATCAGCGAGGCCGAACGGCTGGAGGCCGACGGCGCCCCCCTGGCGCTCCAACCCGCCGAACCGAAGTACTGGGTGAGTCAGGCGCCGTACTTCAGCAGCTGGGTGCAACAGGAACTTGCCCGGGTGCTCACCCCGGAGCAGCTGGAGGTGGGCGGGGTCACGGTGCGCAGCAGCGTCAACCTCACCTGGCAGGCCGAGGCCCAGAAGACCATCAATGCCTCCGCACCGGGCAGCATGGAGGGAGCCCTGGTGGCGATGGAGCCGGGCACCGGACTGGTGCGGGCCCTGGTGGGCGGCAAGAACTTCGAGGCGAGCCAGTTCAACCGCGCCACCCAGGCCCTGCGCTCCCCGGGCTCCACCTTCAAGCTGTTCGTGTACCTCACCGCCCTGAAGGAGGGGATGGTGCCGGAGCGCAGCGTGGTGGACAAGGCCCGCTGCTTCGGGGGCTACTGCCCCAAGAACTTCGGCAACCGCTACTACGGCACCGTCACGATGGTGCGCGCCCTGCAGAACTCGCTCAACACCGTGGCGGTGGCGCTGCTGCAGGAACTGGGCTTCGACAAGGTGATCGCCACGGCCCGGAGCCTGGGCATCACCGGCCCGCTCGGCAAGTTCTATCCCCTGGCCCTGGGCGCGGAGGAGCAGACCGTGCTCGACATGACGGCGGCCTACGCGGCGATCACCAACCGCGGTGTGTACGTGAAGCCCACCCCCTTCGAGGAGATCCTGGGGCCCGACGGCGAACTGCTCTGGAGCCGCCGCAGCGATGGCGACCAGGGCAAGCGGGCCGTGGACAGCGACATCGCCGATGCGATGACCTGGATGCTGCAGCAGGTGGTGCGGGCCGGCACCGGCGGCGGCGCTTCCCTGGGCAACCGGCCCGTGGCCGGCAAGACCGGCACCTCGGAAGGGGGGCGCGACCTCTGGTTCATCGGCTCGATCCCCCAGCTCACCACGGGGGTGTGGCTCGGCTACGACAACAGCCGCGAAACCAAGAGCACCAGCGTGGTGGCCACCTACGCCTGGCGCCGCTTCATGGCCGCCATCACCAAGGACCTGCCGGTGCTGCAGTTCCCCCCCAAACCCTCCCTGAGCAACACCTTCAAGCCCTCGAAGGCGAGACCGGCCAGCAAGCCCGCCCCCAGCCGCTCTCAGCCGTCGGACACCAGCCCGGAGCCGGGCGAATCCCGGCCGGAGGAGGAACCCACAACCCAGCCGAGCCGTTCCGAGCCCGCCTCCCCGCCACCGGAGCGCAGCGCGCCGGCCGCCGAGCCGCCGGCGGCCCGACCCAGCGTGGATCCGGCGGCCCGGCCCCGGGGCCCCAGCGTGCCTCCAGCGCCGGCTCCCGCCCCGCCGCCGCCGCCACCACCACCGCCCCCCGCCCCGGTGGCTCCGCCGCCCCCTGCCCCTGCACCGCCGCCGCCGCTCTAG
- a CDS encoding 16S rRNA (cytosine(967)-C(5))-methyltransferase, with protein MVDSASVAASPAPATGLASRQLAWEVLLAVAGGAYADLALERALQRSSLEGADRALATELAYGAIRQRRLLDAWLDALGRVSSQRQPPRLRWLLHVGLYQILFSSRVPAAAAVSTTVELAKRGGLARLAPVANAVLRQALRRRPAPAAPPWQGLTLPADAAGSLGLRHSLPDWLAAQLLQWLPPERAEAFAVAANQPPALDLRVNPLRTSRDSLRAAFAAAGIPASALPHTPCSLSLEGRVGDLRRLPGFQEGHWSVQDRNAQRVVPLLDPQPGERLLDACAAPGGKCTQMAECLGDQGEVWAIDRSAARLERLERNAARLGLRCVHTLAADATGLAELRPEWRGRFDRILVDAPCSGLGTLARHADARWRLQPGAIHDLVALQARLLEGLLPLLRPGGRLVYATCTVHPAENGAVVEALLARHPGWRGLEQWQAWPEPGGGDGFFAALVQAPQAA; from the coding sequence TTGGTTGATTCCGCCTCCGTCGCTGCGTCGCCGGCTCCGGCCACGGGCCTGGCCTCCCGCCAGCTCGCCTGGGAGGTGCTGCTGGCGGTGGCCGGTGGCGCCTACGCCGATCTGGCCCTGGAGCGGGCCCTGCAGCGCAGCTCCCTCGAGGGCGCCGACCGGGCCCTGGCCACCGAGCTCGCCTACGGCGCCATCCGCCAGCGGCGGCTGCTCGATGCCTGGCTCGACGCCCTCGGCCGGGTGAGCAGCCAGCGCCAGCCGCCCCGTCTGCGCTGGCTGCTCCATGTCGGGCTGTACCAGATCCTGTTCAGCTCCCGGGTGCCGGCCGCCGCCGCGGTGAGCACCACGGTGGAGCTGGCCAAGCGCGGCGGCCTGGCCCGCCTGGCCCCGGTGGCCAATGCTGTGCTGCGCCAGGCCCTGCGGCGGCGACCAGCCCCGGCCGCGCCGCCGTGGCAGGGGCTCACGCTGCCGGCCGATGCGGCCGGCAGCCTGGGGCTGCGCCACTCCCTGCCGGACTGGCTGGCCGCGCAGCTGCTGCAGTGGTTGCCGCCGGAGCGGGCCGAGGCCTTCGCCGTTGCCGCCAACCAGCCGCCGGCGCTGGATCTGCGGGTGAACCCGCTGCGCACCAGCCGCGACAGCCTGCGGGCGGCCTTCGCCGCGGCTGGAATCCCGGCCAGCGCCCTGCCCCACACCCCCTGCAGCCTCAGCCTCGAGGGCCGGGTGGGGGATCTGCGCCGTCTGCCAGGCTTCCAGGAGGGCCACTGGAGTGTGCAGGACCGCAACGCCCAGCGGGTGGTGCCCCTGCTCGATCCCCAGCCGGGTGAGCGCCTGCTGGATGCCTGCGCCGCTCCCGGCGGCAAGTGCACCCAGATGGCGGAGTGCCTCGGCGATCAGGGCGAGGTGTGGGCGATCGATCGCTCGGCGGCCCGGCTGGAGCGGCTGGAGCGCAATGCGGCCCGGCTCGGACTGCGCTGCGTGCACACCCTGGCCGCCGATGCCACGGGCCTGGCCGAGCTGCGCCCCGAGTGGCGGGGCCGTTTCGATCGGATCCTGGTGGATGCCCCCTGCTCGGGGCTCGGCACCCTGGCCCGCCATGCCGATGCCCGCTGGCGGCTGCAGCCCGGCGCGATCCACGACTTGGTGGCACTGCAGGCTCGGCTGCTGGAGGGGCTGCTGCCGTTGCTGCGGCCCGGCGGGCGGCTCGTGTATGCCACCTGCACAGTGCATCCGGCGGAGAACGGTGCGGTGGTGGAGGCCCTGCTGGCCCGCCACCCGGGCTGGCGAGGCCTGGAGCAGTGGCAGGCCTGGCCGGAGCCGGGCGGTGGTGATGGCTTTTTCGCCGCCCTGGTGCAGGCGCCGCAGGCCGCCTAG
- a CDS encoding MGMT family protein, which translates to MDAPSFDQRVYAAVRRIPPGRLATYGHIAELIGAYGCARQVGWALRRLPLPSTVPWHRVVNAQGRISFTPSREGSDWIQRQLLLAEGIPVDAEGKLPLGRYLWVPPLDPPPLG; encoded by the coding sequence ATGGACGCCCCCAGCTTCGACCAGCGGGTCTACGCCGCTGTGCGCCGCATCCCCCCTGGCCGGCTCGCCACCTACGGCCACATCGCCGAGCTGATCGGCGCCTACGGCTGTGCCCGCCAGGTGGGCTGGGCCCTGCGCCGCCTGCCCCTGCCCTCCACCGTGCCCTGGCACCGGGTGGTGAACGCCCAGGGGCGGATCAGCTTCACGCCCAGCCGGGAGGGGAGCGACTGGATCCAGCGGCAGCTGCTGCTGGCCGAGGGCATCCCGGTGGATGCGGAGGGGAAGCTGCCGCTGGGGCGCTATCTGTGGGTGCCGCCCCTGGACCCGCCGCCGCTTGGTTGA
- the trmH gene encoding tRNA (guanosine(18)-2'-O)-methyltransferase TrmH, with translation MPLLPRRFARLQAVLNRRMANLTVLLEHVEKPHNLSAILRTCDAVGVLEAHAVCLEGRLPTFNSTAQGSQKWVPLHRHASAAAALQSLRQQGLRIYGTHLSAGAVDYRSCDFTGPTAFVLGAEKWGLSQECAALVDQAILIPMSGMVQSLNVSVATATLLFEALRQRQAAGLVPSAGEGLDPGRYRALLFEWAYPEVAAWCRREGRPYPELDGEGAITESLPRTLRLRC, from the coding sequence ATGCCGCTGCTGCCCCGCCGCTTTGCGCGCCTGCAGGCGGTGCTCAACCGCCGCATGGCCAACCTCACGGTGCTGCTGGAGCACGTGGAGAAGCCCCACAACCTCTCGGCGATCCTGCGCACCTGTGATGCGGTGGGGGTGCTGGAGGCCCACGCGGTGTGCCTGGAGGGGCGCCTGCCCACGTTCAACAGCACGGCCCAGGGCAGCCAGAAGTGGGTGCCGCTGCACCGGCACGCCAGCGCTGCCGCCGCGCTGCAGAGCCTGCGGCAGCAGGGCCTGCGGATCTACGGCACCCATCTCAGCGCCGGGGCGGTGGACTACCGCAGCTGCGACTTCACCGGCCCCACCGCCTTCGTGCTGGGGGCCGAGAAGTGGGGGTTGAGCCAGGAGTGCGCCGCCCTGGTGGACCAGGCCATCCTGATTCCGATGAGCGGCATGGTGCAGTCGCTGAACGTGAGTGTGGCCACCGCCACGTTGCTGTTCGAGGCCCTGCGCCAGCGGCAGGCCGCCGGCCTGGTGCCCAGCGCCGGTGAGGGGCTGGACCCCGGGCGCTACCGCGCCCTGCTGTTCGAGTGGGCCTATCCGGAGGTGGCCGCCTGGTGCCGGCGGGAGGGCAGGCCCTACCCGGAACTGGATGGGGAGGGGGCGATCACCGAATCCCTGCCCCGCACGCTGCGGCTGCGCTGCTGA